In the genome of Nitrospira sp. MA-1, one region contains:
- a CDS encoding Rrf2 family transcriptional regulator, translating to MNKFPIKVTYGILATIELARQDRSIPLQAKIIAQRQGIPSRFIEQILQHLKQAGIIRSLRGAQGGYTLAQHPNQISLADLVNSMNGWATEPLLQQGHANGHSESRQAHNVLLSNIWQQVQEAEQAVLRGISLQKLVEQYQTLETQRCVMYHI from the coding sequence ATGAACAAGTTCCCCATCAAAGTCACCTATGGGATTTTGGCCACAATCGAGCTAGCAAGACAGGACAGATCCATTCCGCTTCAGGCAAAAATCATCGCTCAACGACAGGGGATACCCTCTCGTTTTATTGAGCAAATTCTTCAGCACTTGAAACAAGCTGGGATTATTAGAAGTCTGCGAGGAGCACAAGGAGGGTATACCCTGGCTCAACACCCCAATCAAATTTCCCTGGCGGATTTAGTGAATTCAATGAATGGATGGGCGACAGAACCATTGCTTCAACAAGGACACGCCAATGGTCATTCAGAAAGCCGACAAGCTCACAACGTCTTACTTTCAAATATTTGGCAACAGGTTCAAGAGGCGGAGCAGGCAGTCCTTCGGGGCATTTCGTTACAAAAATTGGTTGAACAGTATCAAACGCTCGAAACCCAGCGTTGCGTGATGTATCATATTTAG